Proteins encoded by one window of Mustelus asterias chromosome 9, sMusAst1.hap1.1, whole genome shotgun sequence:
- the myf6 gene encoding myogenic factor 6, whose protein sequence is MYVCIYIAQELVIQLFKCHLDPSAISPTHIRKKRQGSTMMEVFETNPFYYHDQRYLVSENLVFPHLDGPGVSPLYPGSEDGLSPVGDASQAEPSCDSGGEEHVYAPAGLKSHCPGQCLIWACKACKRKSATTDRRKAATLRERRRLKKINEAFEALKRRTVPNPNQRLPKVEILRSAIHYIEKLQDLLQSFDQQDKMQENVDPSSGCKSSHSVVTSTDCWGTASCPSEWGNLSDHSNIPNKLHKDGNSSESSGTSSLHFLSSIVDSISTDEATTLYSQDSNAK, encoded by the exons atgtatgtatgtatatatatagcaCAGGAACTTGTCATCCAACTGTTTAAATGCCATCTAGAcccctctgcaatctctcccacACATATTCGCAAAAAGCGACAAGGATCGACAATGATGGAGGTATTTGAAACCAACCCCTTTTATTACCACGACCAGCGGTATCTGGTCAGTGAAAACCTGGTTTTCCCACACTTGGACGGGCCCGGAGTGTCCCCCCTCTACCCGGGGAGCGAGGACGGTCTGTCCCCGGTCGGAGATGCCAGCCAAGCCGAGCCGAGCTGTGACAGCGGCGGGGAGGAGCACGTGTACGCTCCGGCCGGCCTCAAGTCGCACTGCCCCGGTCAGTGCCTCATCTGGGCTTGCAAAGCCTGCAAGAGGAAATCGGCCACCACCGACCGCAGGAAGGCGGCCACCCTCCGCGAGAGGAGGCGGCTCAAAAAGATCAACGAGGCTTTCGAGGCGTTGAAACGCAGGACGGTGCCGAACCCCAACCAGAGGCTGCCCAAAGTGGAGATCCTCCGCAGTGCCATTCACTACATCGAGAAACTCCAGGATCTGCTCCAAAGCTTTGACCAGCAGGACAAGATGCAGGAGAATGTGGACCCGAGCAGCGGCTGCAAGAGCTCCCACTCAGTG GTAACCAGTACAGATTGCTGGGGAACAGCCAGCTGCCCTTCAGAATGGGGGAATCTCTCTGACCATTCGAATATCCCCAATAAACTCCACAAAGACG GAAATAGTTCGGAATCATCGGGCACCAGCAGCCTTCACTTCCTGAGCTCAATAGTAGACAGTATCTCAACGGACGAGGCCACCACATTATACAGCCAGGACTCCAATGCAAAGTAA